From a single Natronorubrum tibetense GA33 genomic region:
- a CDS encoding helix-turn-helix domain-containing protein: protein MAKYSTGSSSGGGGTNCELCGAESNRLRLATVAGAELEVCPDCAPHDDNQQKSSSRNQQRSSQDSGGSASSDGPSRKQKAAQNVAKANPVWDGDSEHWEKEGTNYDDDPLPYLVSNYGEKLVEARQEAGLQRDELADELGAREKELLAVEQGRATQAGVGGGLIEALEERLDVTLAE from the coding sequence ATGGCTAAGTATTCGACCGGGTCCTCGTCCGGAGGCGGTGGGACGAACTGCGAACTCTGCGGGGCCGAGAGCAACAGGCTCCGGCTCGCGACCGTTGCCGGGGCCGAACTCGAGGTCTGTCCCGACTGCGCACCGCACGACGACAACCAGCAGAAGTCGAGTTCGCGGAACCAGCAACGCAGTTCCCAGGACAGCGGTGGAAGCGCCTCGAGCGACGGTCCCAGCCGCAAGCAGAAGGCGGCCCAGAACGTCGCCAAGGCGAACCCGGTCTGGGACGGTGACTCCGAACACTGGGAGAAAGAGGGGACCAACTACGACGACGACCCGCTCCCGTATCTCGTCTCGAACTACGGCGAGAAGCTGGTCGAAGCGCGCCAGGAGGCCGGGCTCCAGCGCGACGAACTCGCCGACGAACTCGGCGCACGCGAGAAAGAGTTGCTCGCGGTCGAACAGGGACGGGCGACGCAGGCCGGGGTCGGCGGCGGACTGATCGAGGCGCTCGAGGAGCGCTTGGATGTAACGCTCGCGGAGTGA